AAGCCGTGCGTCGGTGTGTGCGTGCGCCTCTCGCTCGCAGAGGACAAAAAAATCTGCGAAACCGTGCGCATCGCGCTCGGATGCGTCGCGCCGACGCCTATGCGGGCTTTGCAAGCTGAGCAGGTTCTTGCGGGAAAACCGTTTTCACCGGAGCTTGCTGGGCAAGCAGCCGGCACCGCAGCGGAGGAATGCAGCCCGCTCTCCGACCTGCGAGGATCGGAACGATTCAAGCGCGGAATCGTCCGCGTGCTCGTCCGGCGGGCAGCAGAGCGAGCGTACGAGCGGGTGGGCAGCGAAAATTTGTAGGGGCGACCCCCCGTGGTCGCCCAAATACCGGGCAGGCACGGGGGCCTGCCCCTACCTGGTTTTATATAGCTGGCTATGAAAAAAGAGATCCATCTGCGCGTCAACGGCATGGAGAGAACACTGGAAGTCGAGGCGCGGACGACGCTGCTCGATATGGTGCGCGAGCAATTTGAGCTGACCGGCGCCAAGCTCGGCTGCGACATCCAAGTTTGCGGCGCCTGCACCCTTTTACTCAACGGCAAGCCGGTGAGCGCTTGTTCCTTTCTCGCCGTGGATGCCGACGGCGCCGAGATCTTGACCATCGAAGGCTTGAGCGAGAAAGACGCCCTGCATCCCTTACAGGAAGCCTTCATGGAGTTCGGCGCGCTGCAGTGCGGCTACTGCACCTCGGGTTTTATTCTCACGGCGAAAGCGCTGCTCGAAGAATACCCGCGGCCTTCGGAGGAGCAGATCCGCGATTACCTGGCGGGAAATTTCTGCCGCTGCGGTTGCTACCAGGAGATCATGCAAGCGATTAAAAACGTGGCAGGTAGCTGATTCGATACTCCGAAAATCGCGGCCTTTGCGCCTTTGCGCGCCCTCACCCCTTCCCTCTCCCGCAAGTGGGAGAGGGTGAGGGAGAGGGTCTCGCGCCAAGACGCCAAGCGCGCAAAGAAGAGTGCAGGAAAATTGAATGGAACCAGCGGATATCGGTAAAACCTTTCGCCGGTTGGACTACGAGACCAAGGTGACCGGCCGCGCGCAGTATCTGGCGGACATGAGCGTGCCGGGAATGTGCCACGGCAAAATTCTCCGGAGCCCGTACCCGCACGCGCGGATTGCGAAAATCGACGCATCCAGGGCGCTCAAAGTTTCCGGCGTCGTGGCGGTGCTGACGCGCGACGATATTCTGCACGACGAAGGCATCGAGCCTTTCTACGGCCCGGTGTTCAAAGATCAGACGATCGTCGCCGTGGAAAAAGTCCGCCACGTCGGCGATCCGGTGGCTGCCGTCGCGGCGCTGAGCGTCGATGCCGCGGAAGAAGCGCTGCGCACAATTGAAATCGATTACGAAGAGCTGCCGACGGTACTGAATGTTGCCGATTCCTTGAAGTCCGGCGCCACGCTCGTGCACGAGTCGGTCAAGCTGCCGGCTTCCGGCTTTGCCGATCTGGCCGAATTGAAGCCCGTCGAAGGCACGAACGTTTGCACCCACTTCCGCTTGAACCGCGGCGACATTCAAAAAGGGTTTGCCGAAGCGGACCGTATTTTCGAAGACACCTTCACCTTGCCGGCGACGCAGCATAGCTTTCTCGAGACGCACGCGTGCATCGCGTCGGTCGAGCCGGGCGGGCGGATCACGGTCTGGGCGACGACCCAGAACCCGTTCGTCGTGCGGACCCAGCTTGCAAATATCTTCAAAGTTCCAGTCGCCAAAGTGCGCGTGATCGTGCCTTACCTCGGCGGCGGATACGGCGGCAAGGTCTACCCGAAAGTCGAGCCGATCACCGTGGCGTTGGCGCAGAAAGCGGGACGGCCGGTGCGCGTGGTGCTCACGCGCGAGGAAGTTTTCTACACGATCACCAAGCACGCGGCGGTGATTCGCATGAAAACCGGCGTCAAGAACGACGGCACGCTGGTGGCACGCGAGTGCGAAATCCATCTCGATACCGGCGCCTACGCCGAGATCGGACCGCGGGTGGCGAAAAAGTCCGGTTATACCGCCGCCGGCCCGTACAAGATTCCCAATCTAAAGATCGATTCGTACTCGGTTTACACCAACAAGCCGCCGGCGGGCGCGTTCCGCGGCTTCGGCGTGTCGCAATCGGCCTGGGCGGTCGAGTCGCAGATGGACATCATCGCGGCCGCGCTGAAGATGGATCCGCTCACGCTGCGCAAGCTGAACGGCTACGACGAAGGCGACAAGTTCGTCACTGAAGAGACGCTCCGCGCCGTCGGGCTTAAGGAATGTCTGGACGAAGCGGCGAAATCGATCGGTTGGGGTAAAAAGGTCGAAGAGAAAAAAGAATCAAGCATCAAGAGAGGCAAAGGGCTCGCGTGCATGATCAAGGCGACGATCACGCCGTCGATTTCCTCCGCCGTGGTGAAGCTCAACGAGGACGCGAGCCTATCCATATACACCGGTACGGTCGAGATGGGGCAAGGCTCGGAAACGGTATTGGCGCAAATCGCCGGCAAGGAGCTCGGCATTCCGCTGCAGACGATCCAGGTTCTCGGCGTTGACACCGACGTGGTGCCCTACGATCTCACGACTTCCTCCAGCCGCTCGACCTTTCACATGGGGAAGGCCGTGCAGCTCGCAGCGCAGGATATCCTGCGGCAGTTAAAGCAGATCGTCGTGAAAGAGTACGGCGTGCCGGAAGAGCGGGTGACTTTCGCCGGCGGCAAGATCCGTCTGCCGGAGGCGCAGCTTGATTATTCGGAGGTCATGTTCAAGCGCTTCGGCATGCAGGGCGGCACCTTGGTGGGCGAGGGGCAGGTCCAGACTTCCACGAAAAACGAATTCGGCGAGAAGAGCACGTCGGCGTTTTGGTTCCTCGCGGCCGGCGCCGCCGAAGTGGAAGTGGACATCGAAACGGGAAAGCTCAAGCTCATCAAGTACGCGACCGCAGTGGATGTCGGGAAAGCGATCAACCCCCTCGGCTGCCGCCAGCAGTTGGCCGGCGCCGCGATCACCGGCATCGGCCAGGCGCTGTTCGAGGAGATCGCCTACGACAACGGCCAGTTGATCAATCCCAACCTCGTCGATTACGTCTTGCCGTCGCTCGGCGACATGCCGCCGGTGATCGATCCGATCTCCGTCGAAACGCCGGACCCGAACGGTCCGTTCGGCGCCAAGGGCATCGGCGAGAGCGCTCTGATCCCGGTCGCGCCGGCGATCGCCAACGCCGTCTTCGACGCCGTTGGCGTGCGCATCAAAGATCTGCCCATCAAAGCGGAAAAAATTTTTCTGGCGCTCGAAGAGAAAAAATCTTTGGCGAAATGAAGCGAGCCATTCTCTACAGCTTGATGTTTGTGATGACTATCCTGCTCTCTGCCTGCGAGACGGAGCAGATGCGCAAGAACGAAGAGATCATCCGCCAACAAAGAGAGGAAATAAGACAGCTAGAGGAACAAATGCGGCAGATCCGGGAAAAGAAGAAGATTGAGGAGGCGCAGTGAAGCGGGATGCTGTTTGCGGGTTCTTGCTTGCGTCCTTTATTCCTTTCCTTTTCGCCTGCGGCGATTCTGAACTTACCCTGCAAAAGGAGGAGGAACTTCGGCAGTCCAGAGTGGAACTAGAACAGGTGAAAAGGGAAAACGAGGAGTTCAGGGCCGCCAAGAAGAAGGAGGAACAGAAGCTGCAAGGCTGCGCCACAGCCTTCCGCAACTTTGAAAAGGCGCAAGCAGCCAAAGATCCGGGCAGCGCCGTCGCGCTCTACCGCGAGGGGCTCAATCTTTGTCCCGACGACGACGTGGCCCATTATGAGCTGGGAAAAATTTTTGCCGGCATGGGCAAGAGGGACGAGGCGCGCGCGGAATTCGAGGCGGCGTTGAAAATCAATCCCAACTTTCAAGGCGCGAAGCAAGAGATGGAAAAGGTACAAAAGAAATAGTTCAAGGGTTTTAGGGGTCAAAAATATGAAGACAGTTATTCTATTCCTGCTGCTGTCACTGTACGCACTCGAAGCCTTTGCCATCGACGAGAAGAAGCTCGTCGATCTGACCTATCCGTTTTCCGGGGAAACGCAGCACTGGCCTACGGCGCAGCCGTTCAAGCTGGAAAAACATACCGAGGGAATGACGCCGCAGGGTTACTGGTACGCGTCATACAACTACAGTGGCTCGGAGCACGTCGGAACCCACATGGACGCTCCATTCCACTTTGCCCAGGGAAAATGGACCGTCGATCAGGTTCCGCTCGCAAAAACCATCGGGCCGGGCGTGGTTGTGGACGTGAGAGGGAAGGCGCAAGCGAACGCCGATTACCGGCTTGACGTCGTCGATCTGCGCACGTGGGAGAAGCGCAACGGAAAAATTCCGCCCGGCGCGATCGTGCTCATGCACAGCGGCTGGGGAAAGTTCTGGAGCGACCGGAAAAAATTTTTCGGCACCGACCAGCCGGGAGACACAACCAACCTGCGCTTTCCCGGCTTCTCCAAGGACGCTGCGGAATTTCTCGTCAAGGAGCGGAAGATCGGCGCTGCGGGAACCGATACCGCGAGCATCGACTACGGCGCGTCGCGCGACTTCATCGTCCATCAAGTCTTCGGCAAAGCCAACGTTCCGATCTTCGAGAATGTCGCGTCGCTCGAAAAGCTCCCGGCGAGGGGCGCCACGATCTTTGCCGTGCCGATGAAGATTCAAGGCGGCAGCGGCGCGCCGCTTAGAATTTTTGCTATCTTGCCGTAGCGCCCCCATGGTAGGGGGCAATGAATCGCGCCCCTATGTTCCGACGGGGTATCTTTGTAGGGGCAGGCCCCCTGTGCCTGCCCTTCTTGGGGCGACCACGGGGGGTCGCCCCTACAAATACCTACCGATCAGATCCGATATAAATCATGTGCGCCGGCCCGATTTGCCGTTGGCGCGCACGTGAGAGTAAATTTGAACCGCTCGGCCCCTTAATGCCCCGCCCCAGCCTCCCGCGCGCTGTTTGAACCAACCGAAAACACCGGAACGTCCCGCGTCGTCGAACAACGAATATGCCACCGGCGTGATCAGCAGCGTGATCAGAAGCGACAACGCCTGCCCGCCGATGATGACCTTCGCCATCGAGGCGCGCGAGGCCGCGCCGGGCCCCTGTCCCAGCGCCATTGGCAGCATGCCGAAGATCAGCATCAACGTGGTCATCAGAATCGGCCGCAGCCGGGCATGGTTCGCCTCGACGATCGCCTTGTCGCGCTCCCGGCCCTGGGCGCGCAGCGTGTTGGTGTAGTCGATCTGCAGGATGCCGTTCTTCTTCACGATGCCGAAGAGCATGAACAGGCCGAACATCGCGTAGATGTCCATCGGCTGCCGGAGCAGGATGAGTGAAAGCAGCGCGAACGGAATCGTCAGCGGCAGCGCCAGCATGATCGTGATCGGATGGAGAAAACTTTCGAACTGCGCGGCGAGCACCATGTACATGAAGATCGAGCTCAGCAGGAAGGCGTAGAAGAAGTTGGCGCCGGTCTCGGCGAGCACTTTGGCGCGGCCGCTGAACTCGGCGGTATAGTTGGGCGGGAGGTCGAGCTCCTTGAGGAAGCCCTGGACTTTCTCCACCGCTTCGCCGAGCGGGAGCGTGGGCAGGAGATTGCTCACGATCGTCACTTTGCGCTGGCGGTTGTGCCGGTCGATCTGGGACGGGCCCAGGTCCTCGCGGAGATTGATTAAATTGGCGAGCTTCACCAGCCGGCCGTCTTTTCCAGGGACCGACAGATTCAGAATCGCGTCCGGATCGGCGCGTTTCGTTTTCACGGCTCTCAGCCAGACGTCGTATTGCTCGTCCTCCTCTTTGTATTTGGAAATCGGCTCGCCGCCGACAAACGTCTGAAGCGTCGAGGCGATGTCCTCGATCTGGATGCCGAACTCCGAGGCCTTTTTGCGATCGACCAGCGAGCGCAGCTCGGGCGTGCGCACCGAGAGCGTCGTGTCGCTGTCGACAAAGCCCGGCACCTCGCGCATGCGCGCGACTAATTTGTCGCTGTATTGCTGCAGGCGCTCGAGACTCGGGCCACGCAGGTTGAACTCCATGTCGGTCTGCCGGACGCCGCCGCCGCTGAACGGGTTGACCCCCTGAACGCTGACGCGCAGATCGGGATAGTCTTGAAAGAGCTTCCGCGCATCCGCCATCACGTCGAACTGCTTGTAGTCGCGCTCGGACAAATCGATGAGCCGGACGTAAATGTTGCCGCTGGTCACGTCGCCCTGCCCGGCCTTGACGTTGCCCGTCGTGTCGCCGATCGTCGTCAAAATTTTCGTCACGCCGCGAAGCTTCCTGAGCTTTTGCTCCAGCTCGCGGAACAGCCGGTCGGTCTCGTCCAGCGTGTAGCCGCCGGGAGTCTGGACGGTGACCTCGAACTCGCTCTGGTCGTCGGTGGGGATAAAGTTTTTGCCGATGGCGGAAAAAAGCGGGAAGATCCACAGGACGGTGACGACGCCGGCGACGATCACGATCCAGCGGTGTCTCAGCGACCAGGCGAGAATCCAGCCGTAGGATTGGTCGATCCAGGAGTAAAAGCGGCTCTCCTTGGACGATCCTGCCTTGTGCTTGATCTTCAAAAAACGCGAGCTGAGCATGGGCGTCAGCGTGAAGGAAATAAGGAGAGAGACCGCGACGGCAAACGCCACGGTCGAGCCGAAGCT
This DNA window, taken from Candidatus Binatia bacterium, encodes the following:
- a CDS encoding efflux RND transporter permease subunit gives rise to the protein MSLVDICIRRPVFATMLITALVVLGMFSYARLGVDLYPNVDIPTVTITTTLKGASVEEMETAVTKPIEEAINTIDGIDELRAVIKDGISVIQVQFILEKSGDVAAQEVRDKVSTILSQLPVGTDPPVIQKFQVDAMPVMKIAVSAGRNLREVSEIARKQIKEDIETLRGVGQVIMVGQQERTINIDVDPDRLAAYNLSIAQVKRAVQAQNIEIPGGRIDENRRELVLRTMGRVARAEDFNDLIVGNFQGRPIMIRDVGAAENGVVEQRSLARLDGAPAVQMIVRKQSGTNTVEVVDRVKARLQQLGSTLPPDIRSEVTVDQSRFIKASYQEVKLHLILGALLVALTVFLFMHDWRSTLIASVAIPASIIATFTLMRIMGFTLNNITMLGLILAVGIVIDDAVVVLENIFRHVEERGEPPMSAASKATHEISLAVMATTLSLIVIFVPLAFMGGRVGRFFSSFGSTVAFAVAVSLLISFTLTPMLSSRFLKIKHKAGSSKESRFYSWIDQSYGWILAWSLRHRWIVIVAGVVTVLWIFPLFSAIGKNFIPTDDQSEFEVTVQTPGGYTLDETDRLFRELEQKLRKLRGVTKILTTIGDTTGNVKAGQGDVTSGNIYVRLIDLSERDYKQFDVMADARKLFQDYPDLRVSVQGVNPFSGGGVRQTDMEFNLRGPSLERLQQYSDKLVARMREVPGFVDSDTTLSVRTPELRSLVDRKKASEFGIQIEDIASTLQTFVGGEPISKYKEEDEQYDVWLRAVKTKRADPDAILNLSVPGKDGRLVKLANLINLREDLGPSQIDRHNRQRKVTIVSNLLPTLPLGEAVEKVQGFLKELDLPPNYTAEFSGRAKVLAETGANFFYAFLLSSIFMYMVLAAQFESFLHPITIMLALPLTIPFALLSLILLRQPMDIYAMFGLFMLFGIVKKNGILQIDYTNTLRAQGRERDKAIVEANHARLRPILMTTLMLIFGMLPMALGQGPGAASRASMAKVIIGGQALSLLITLLITPVAYSLFDDAGRSGVFGWFKQRAGGWGGALRGRAVQIYSHVRANGKSGRRT
- a CDS encoding cyclase family protein, coding for MKTVILFLLLSLYALEAFAIDEKKLVDLTYPFSGETQHWPTAQPFKLEKHTEGMTPQGYWYASYNYSGSEHVGTHMDAPFHFAQGKWTVDQVPLAKTIGPGVVVDVRGKAQANADYRLDVVDLRTWEKRNGKIPPGAIVLMHSGWGKFWSDRKKFFGTDQPGDTTNLRFPGFSKDAAEFLVKERKIGAAGTDTASIDYGASRDFIVHQVFGKANVPIFENVASLEKLPARGATIFAVPMKIQGGSGAPLRIFAILP
- a CDS encoding tetratricopeptide repeat protein is translated as MELEQVKRENEEFRAAKKKEEQKLQGCATAFRNFEKAQAAKDPGSAVALYREGLNLCPDDDVAHYELGKIFAGMGKRDEARAEFEAALKINPNFQGAKQEMEKVQKK
- a CDS encoding xanthine dehydrogenase family protein molybdopterin-binding subunit; the protein is MEPADIGKTFRRLDYETKVTGRAQYLADMSVPGMCHGKILRSPYPHARIAKIDASRALKVSGVVAVLTRDDILHDEGIEPFYGPVFKDQTIVAVEKVRHVGDPVAAVAALSVDAAEEALRTIEIDYEELPTVLNVADSLKSGATLVHESVKLPASGFADLAELKPVEGTNVCTHFRLNRGDIQKGFAEADRIFEDTFTLPATQHSFLETHACIASVEPGGRITVWATTQNPFVVRTQLANIFKVPVAKVRVIVPYLGGGYGGKVYPKVEPITVALAQKAGRPVRVVLTREEVFYTITKHAAVIRMKTGVKNDGTLVARECEIHLDTGAYAEIGPRVAKKSGYTAAGPYKIPNLKIDSYSVYTNKPPAGAFRGFGVSQSAWAVESQMDIIAAALKMDPLTLRKLNGYDEGDKFVTEETLRAVGLKECLDEAAKSIGWGKKVEEKKESSIKRGKGLACMIKATITPSISSAVVKLNEDASLSIYTGTVEMGQGSETVLAQIAGKELGIPLQTIQVLGVDTDVVPYDLTTSSSRSTFHMGKAVQLAAQDILRQLKQIVVKEYGVPEERVTFAGGKIRLPEAQLDYSEVMFKRFGMQGGTLVGEGQVQTSTKNEFGEKSTSAFWFLAAGAAEVEVDIETGKLKLIKYATAVDVGKAINPLGCRQQLAGAAITGIGQALFEEIAYDNGQLINPNLVDYVLPSLGDMPPVIDPISVETPDPNGPFGAKGIGESALIPVAPAIANAVFDAVGVRIKDLPIKAEKIFLALEEKKSLAK
- a CDS encoding (2Fe-2S)-binding protein, producing the protein MKKEIHLRVNGMERTLEVEARTTLLDMVREQFELTGAKLGCDIQVCGACTLLLNGKPVSACSFLAVDADGAEILTIEGLSEKDALHPLQEAFMEFGALQCGYCTSGFILTAKALLEEYPRPSEEQIRDYLAGNFCRCGCYQEIMQAIKNVAGS
- a CDS encoding xanthine dehydrogenase family protein subunit M, which produces KPCVGVCVRLSLAEDKKICETVRIALGCVAPTPMRALQAEQVLAGKPFSPELAGQAAGTAAEECSPLSDLRGSERFKRGIVRVLVRRAAERAYERVGSENL